In the Sarcophilus harrisii chromosome 1, mSarHar1.11, whole genome shotgun sequence genome, one interval contains:
- the TERT gene encoding telomerase reverse transcriptase — MASRSPTPHSLLASPAFRGVRAVLKTRYRDVLGLAEFVKRLEDEVRSARGPGDGPDGRLQRSEDPEVFHIFVSRCVVCVPWDARPLPRPFTFQQLSSQKEVVARIVQRICEKKKKNILAFGYTLLEENRMPLPVMFTTNVYNFHPNTITETISVSALWELLLSRIGDDVMMYMLEHCSIFMMVPPSCSYQISGLPIYELCLKDSDLPSGFTRRKHPKQKPDAPHDNVKKITFHKKSLVKLDLRKEMLRSKDKALKVSRQNQKNAEDLVDKPLQDGPEDSCGIDQGSNGDQVEKQDRTHSVHSMTAVLSKRQREDEEESEISAKRLKKEECLHEKRKELVLGQGCDFHENESNSNNAENVTQRSIEISSRRFSSKKSALKGDAGEAECFTETKGSLPVLEHNDEDLACCNSSIIKSTPEDKIEARSSEEGLVGGPKPTDAIFSHVLCPGKEPPKRLRSASGSIIYINRKRFLYSGRNFRECLPASFMLNRLHDSLSGGQRLVETIFLNSHLFELKGDPHQQKTPWKNRRLPKRYWQMRHLFKELIQNHRKCPYFMLLKKNCPLRFSAAKTDPASQLKKPQAIASSQLTKSEEIQHQIQDGGQQQEQLSEVPSSCGSNIMKEPSCSLTEQMPDKELVLSSKISKKTPSGSDTVRKAVFPGKGGSDVLQLLSWHSSPWQVYVFLRECLHRLVPAELWGSTHNKCRFFKNVKKFLTLGKHDKFSLRELMWKMRVKDCAWLALAKGNHFVPASEHHLREEILAKFVYWLMDTYVVELLRSFFYITETMFQKNRLFFYRKCIWSKLQNVGIRKHFDKVHLRTLSEEEIKKNLEARFICLASRLRFIPKPNGLRPIVNVDSIIGAKVSNKGTKDKKIRCFNGQLKNLFSVLNYERTLHPEVLGSSLFGIDGIYQAWRQFVLRVKQSKDKVPNFYFVKADVTGAYDTIPHDKLVEVISSIIKPEEKKIYCIRRYAVVQKNAHGNIQKSFKRHVSTYKDALPYMNQFVSHLQETSSLQNAIVVEQSCSLNETSINLFTFFLHLIHNSILKIKNKYYVQCQGIPQGSILSTLLCSLCYGNMENKLFPGIQQDGLLIRLIDDFLLVTPHLTQAKTFLRTLAKGIPEYGCLINPKKTVVNFPVEEDILSESDFTQLPAHCLFPWCGLLLDTRTLNVFCDYSNYSRTSIRTSLSFDHSVKAGRNMRNKLVAVLRMKCHGLFLDLQVNCLQTVYINIYKIFLLQAYRFHACVLKLPFNQQVRKNPGFFLSVISDIASCCYSILKAKNQEVTLGARGASGPFPFEAARWLCYHAFLNKLVNHKIVYKCLLGTLKTSKLQLFRKIPKSTMQMLKAASDPSLSQDFKMILD, encoded by the exons ATGGCATCTCGATCCCCGACCCCGCATTCCCTGCTAGCCTCCCCAGCCTTCCGCGGTGTGCGGGCTGTGCTGAAGACCCGCTACCGCGATGTGCTGGGTCTGGCCGAGTTCGTGAAGCGCCTCGAGGACGAGGTTCGGAGTGCGCGGGGTCCCGGGGACGGCCCAGACGGGCGGCTCCAACGCAGTGAGGACCCCGAGGTCTTCCATATTTTTGTGTCCCGATGTGTGGTGTGTGTGCCTTGGGATGCCCGGCCCCTCCCCAGGCCTTTCACCTTTCAGCAG ttgtcTTCCCAGAAGGAGGTGGTTGCTAGAATTGTCCAGAGgatttgtgaaaagaaaaaaaagaatattctggcTTTTGGTTATACCTTATTAGAGGAAAACAGAATGCCATTGCCAGTTATGTTTACGACAAATGTCTACAACTTCCATCCTAACACGATAACAGAAACGATTAGTGTTAGTGCTTTGTGGGAGTTGCTTCTGAGCAGAATAGGAGATGATGTGATGATGTATATGTTAGAGCACTGCTCCATTTTCATGATGGTACCCCCAAGCTGCTCTTATCAGATCTCTGGGCTACCTATTTATGAACTGTGTTTAAAAGATTCTGACTTACCATCTGGGTTCACACGGAGAAAACATCCAAAGCAGAAACCAGATGCTCCACATGATAATGTCAAAAAGATTACCTTCCACAAAAAATCCTTGGTCAAATTAGATTTGAGGAAAGAGATGCTCAGATCCAAAGACAAGGCCTTAAAAGTTTCACGTCAAAATCAGAAGAATGCAGAGGATCTGGTAGACAAACCTCTTCAAGATGGCCCTGAAGATTCTTGTGGGATTGATCAGGGATCTAATGGTGACCAAGTAGAAAAACAAGACAGAACCCATTCAGTACATTCCATGACGGCTGTATTATCAAAAAGGCAAAGGGAAGATGAAGAGGAAAGTGAAATCTCAGCAAAGCGGTTAAAGAAAGAGGAGTGCCttcatgaaaagagaaaagagctgGTCTTGGGACAGGGTTGTGATTTTCATGAGAATGAGTCTAATTCTAATAATGCTGAGAACGTGACCCAAAGATCAATAGAAATCTCTTCAAGGCGTTTCTCCAGTAAGAAATCTGCTCTTAAAGGAGATGCTGGTGAGGCAGAATGTTTCACAGAGACCAAGGGTAGCCTTCCTGTTTTGGAACATAATGATGAGGACTTAGCATGCTGTAATTCTTCAATTATCAAATCTACTCCTGAAGACAAAATAGAAGCCAGATCTTCAGAAGAAGGTTTGGTTGGAGGGCCCAAACCAACTGATGCCATTTTCTCACATGTTCTGTGTCCTGGGAAAGAACCACCAAAGAGACTGAGAAGTGCTTCTGGTTCCATTATATACATTAACAGGAAACGTTTCTTGTATTCTGGCCGTAACTTCCGAGAATGTTTGCCTGCATCATTTATGCTGAATCGTTTACACGATTCACTATCTGGGGGTCAAAGGCTGGTAGAAACCATCTTCTTAAACAGCCATCTCTTTGAGCTGAAAGGTGACCCACATCAGCAGAAGACCCCCTGGAAAAATAGACGACTCCCTAAACGTTATTGGCAGATGCGGCACCTGTTTAAGGAATTGATACAGAACCACCGAAAGTGTCCTTATTTCATGCTTCTAAAAAAGAACTGTCCCCTGAGATTTTCAGCTGCCAAGACAGATCCTGCTAGCCAGCTGAAGAAGCCACAGGCCATTGCTTCCAGTCAGTTAACCAAATCTGAGGAAATACAGCATCAGATCCAAGATGGAGGCCAGCAGCAGGAACAGCTATCTGAAGTTCCCTCGAGCTGTGGAAGTAACATCATGAAGGAGCCTAGTTGCTCACTTACAGAGCAGATGCCTGATAAAGAGTTGGTCCTTTCCagtaaaatatctaaaaaaacaCCATCAGGATCAGACACAGTTAGGAAGGCAGTGTTTCCAGGCAAGGGTGGTAGTGATGTCTTACAGCTGCTCAGTTGGCACAGCAGCCCTTGGCAAGTGTATGTGTTTCTGAGGGAGTGTCTTCACCGTTTGGTGCCCGCTGAACTCTGGGGATCAACTCACAACAAGTGCCGCTTCTTTAAGAATGTGAAGAAATTCCTCACTCTGGGAAAACATGACAAGTTTTCTCTTCGGGAGCTGATGTGGAAGATGCGAGTGAAGGACTGTGCTTGGCTTGCCCTGGCCAAAG GGAATCATTTTGTTCCAGCCTCAGAACACCATTTACGTGAAGAGATCTTGGCCAAATTTGTATACTGGTTGATGGACACGTATGTAGTTGAGTTGCTCAGGTCCTTTTTTTACATAACTGAGACAATGTTCCAGAAGAATAGACTCTTTTTCTACCGGAAGTGTATTTGGAGCAAGTTGCAAAATGTTGGCATCAG aaaacattttgataaaGTGCATCTTAGAACATTATCAGAagaggagataaagaaaaatttggaagcaaGATTTATCTGCCTGGCATCTAGACTTAGATTCATCCCCAAACCCAATGGACTTCGACCAATTGTGAATGTAGACAGCATCATTGGAGCCAAAGTATCCAATAAAGGAACCaaagataaaaaa ataaGGTGTTTTAATGGCCAGCTTAAAAACCTGTTCAGTGTTCTGAATTATGAGCGGACTCTTCACCCTGAAGTCTTGGGGTCTTCTTTGTTTGGGATTGATGGCATTTATCAAGCTTGGCGGCAGTTTGTTCTCCGAGTGAAGCAATCTAAGGACAAAGTTCCCAACTTTTACTTTGTAAAG GCTGATGTGACAGGCGCTTATGATACTATCCCCCATGACAAGCTTGTGGAAGTGATCTCCAGTATTATTAAGCCTGAGGAGAAGAAAATCTACTGTATCAGACGTTATGCTGTAGTCCAGAAGAATGCCCATGGAAACATCCAGAAATCCTTTAAAAGACAT GTTTCCACTTACAAGGATGCCTTGCCTTATATGAATCAGTTTGTGTCACATTTGCAAGAAACCTCTTCCCTGCAGAATGCCATCGTGGTTGAACAG agctGTTCCTTAAATGAGACCAGTATCAACCTCTTCactttctttctgcatttgatccATAACAGCATCCTGAAGATCAAGAACAA gTACTATGTCCAGTGCCAGGGAATTCCACAAGGCTCTATTTTGTCTACTTTGCTGTGTAGTTTATGCTATGGAAACATGGAGAACAAATTATTCCCTGGAATTCAGCAGGATGG ATTGTTGATCCGACTAATTGATGACTTCCTGCTTGTAACACCTCATTTAACACAAGCCAAAACCTTCTTAAG GACTCTGGCAAAAGGTATTCCTGAGTATGGCTGTTTAATTAATCCTAAGAAGACAGTGGTGAATTTTCCTGTGGAAGAGGATATTCTAAGTGAATCTGACTTTACCCAGTTACCAGCCCACTGCCTATTTCCATGGTGTGGTTTACTACTCGATACAAGGACCCTAAACGTGTTTTGTGACTATTCCAA ctATTCCCGTACTTCCATTAGAACCAGCCTTTCCTTTGACCACAGTGTCAAAGCAGGGAGGAATATGCGGAACAAGTTGGTTGCAGTGCTTAGGATGAAGTGTCATGGTTTATTTCTGGATTTACAG GTGAATTGTCTTCAAACTGTCTACATAAACATTTACAAGATATTTTTGCTACAGGCCTACAG GTTTCATGCATGTGTTCTTAAGCTACCATTTAATCAGCAAGTCAGAAAGAATCCTGGTTTTTTTCTCTCAGTTATTTCAGACATTGCATCCTGTTGCTATTCCATTCTGAAAGCCAAGAATCAAG AAGTTACACTGGGTGCCAGAGGAGCctcaggtccttttccttttgaagCAGCAAGATGGCTGTGCTATCATGCTTTCTTGAATAAGCTGGTGAATCACAAGATAGTCTACAAGTGTCTTCTGGGAACTCTCAAAACAA GCAAACTGCAATTATTCCGGAAGATCCCAAAGTCTACAATGCAGATGCTAAAGGCAGCATCAGATCCATCACTCTCTCAAGACTTCAAAATGATATTAGATTAG